Proteins encoded within one genomic window of Triticum aestivum cultivar Chinese Spring chromosome 2D, IWGSC CS RefSeq v2.1, whole genome shotgun sequence:
- the LOC123050613 gene encoding uncharacterized protein: MAGAAEGEARPLVVVGRGARRSAKVSAAAAEGETRPLVGAKVMGPRLSLSLSPDALDLIARREALLSEWAASEPSASPSLPEASASPWSLILSRCLPSSLQPQPEPEPFDRVEHNWNSSMMMMMMPSPSEVAAAQDHQLVMECLRHYNLNHPENEYVPAPGKVTRYSSPHNGSCWTHGNFVASPKHSGYFSLLPPRPTLLFYELVTKDGFEGVVSCTPLDEPVTEAYSLFGLHLGWGTRRDGSSDCLCNTCNRLVDSEVPSVGNAFPCGHYKAERVCQMCYLQSEVLHPSPEKFAFGK, from the exons ATGGCCGGCGCCGCGGAAGGGGAGGCTCGTCCCCTCGTCGTCGTCGGAAGGGGAGCGCGCCGGTCAGCCAAGGTTTCTGCCGCGGCCGCGGAAGGGGAGACTCGTCCCCTCGTCGGAGCCAAGGTGATGGGGCCTCGCCTCAGCCTCAGCCTTTCTCCGGATGCTCTGGACCTGATTGCGAGGAGGGAGGCCTTGCTCTCGGAGTGGGCCGCGTCGGAGCCCTCGGCCTCGCCGTCGCTCCCTGAAGCTTCAGCGTCGCCCTGGTCCCTCATCTTGTCCCGTTGCCTACCATCATCCCTACAGCCACAGCCTGAGCCTGAGCCATTCGACAGGGTCGAACACAACTGGAACAG ttctatgatgatgatgatgatgccgagCCCCTCTGAGGTAGCAGCAGCTCAAGATCATCAACTTGTCATGGAATGCCTTCGCCACTATAACTTAAATCATCCG GAAAATGAGTACGTACCTGCCCCTGGCAAGGTGACCAGATACAGCAGTCCTCACAATGGTTCTTGCTGGACTCATGGCAACTTCGTCGCTAGCCCCAAGCACTCCGGCTACTTCTCCTTACTGCCCCCTAGACCAACTCTCTTATTTTATGAGCTTGTTACCAAAGATGGTTTTGAAGGAGTTGTCTCGTGCACCCCGCTAG ATGAGCCAGTTACCGAAGCCTACAGTTTGTTTGGCCTTCATCTTGGGTGGGGAACTCGTCGTGATGGCAGTT CGGATTGCCTTTGCAATACATGCAACCGTCTTGTTGATAGCGAGGTTCCTTCTGTGGGGAATGCATTTCCGTGTGGACATTACAAGGCAGAGCGTGTTTGTCAGATGTGCTATCTTCAGTCTGAAGTGCTGCATCCATCGCCAGAGAAATTTGCGTTTGGAAAATGA